A section of the Terriglobales bacterium genome encodes:
- the hemE gene encoding uroporphyrinogen decarboxylase, whose translation MSAPESHFVRACRCQPTPVTPVWFMRQAGRYMAEYREVRKHHSIVEICKTPKVAAQVTIEAAEILGVDAAIIFADLLLPLEVMGIPFHFQEGEGPVIEKPVRSVADVHALRIDQAGELNYVGESVHLVARHFGAKLPVIGFCGAPFTLASYMIEGGGSRNYVETKKLMYRSPEAWDEMMGKLISVLGDYVIEQARRGADVVQIFDSWVGCLSPGDYRRFVLPRTTELVQRVKHAGVPVIYFGTETATLLPAMKETGADVIGVDWRMPIDAAWKSLGNHGAVQGNLDPVVLFANKKEIHSQAEDVLQRTGGRPGHVFNLGHGILPETPVEHVKDLCDFVHQYSSKYATAAKVEWFGEGQ comes from the coding sequence ATGTCCGCCCCTGAGTCTCATTTTGTCCGTGCCTGCCGTTGCCAGCCGACGCCGGTGACCCCGGTCTGGTTTATGCGCCAGGCGGGCCGATACATGGCGGAATACCGCGAGGTCCGCAAGCATCACTCGATTGTCGAAATCTGCAAGACGCCCAAAGTGGCAGCGCAGGTCACGATTGAGGCGGCGGAGATCCTGGGGGTGGACGCCGCCATCATCTTCGCCGACCTCCTGCTTCCGCTGGAGGTGATGGGCATCCCATTCCATTTCCAGGAAGGGGAGGGACCGGTAATCGAAAAGCCGGTGCGCAGCGTCGCCGACGTCCACGCGCTGCGAATTGACCAGGCGGGGGAGCTCAACTACGTGGGGGAATCTGTACACCTTGTCGCGCGGCACTTCGGCGCGAAGTTGCCGGTGATCGGTTTCTGCGGCGCACCGTTCACCCTGGCCAGCTACATGATCGAAGGCGGCGGGTCGCGCAACTACGTTGAGACCAAGAAGCTGATGTACCGCTCCCCGGAGGCGTGGGACGAGATGATGGGCAAGCTGATCTCGGTGCTCGGCGACTACGTGATCGAGCAGGCGCGGCGCGGCGCTGACGTGGTGCAGATCTTCGATTCCTGGGTGGGATGCCTGAGCCCAGGCGATTACCGGCGCTTTGTCCTGCCGCGCACCACGGAGCTGGTGCAGCGGGTAAAGCACGCGGGGGTACCAGTCATCTACTTCGGAACGGAGACGGCCACACTGTTGCCGGCGATGAAGGAGACGGGAGCCGACGTCATCGGGGTGGACTGGCGCATGCCGATTGATGCCGCGTGGAAGTCGTTGGGCAATCACGGTGCGGTGCAGGGAAACCTGGATCCGGTGGTGCTGTTCGCGAATAAGAAAGAAATTCACTCGCAGGCGGAAGACGTGCTGCAGCGCACCGGCGGGCGCCCGGGGCACGTTTTCAACCTTGGGCACGGCATCCTGCCGGAGACGCCAGTAGAGCACGTCAAGGACCTCTGCGACTTTGTCCACCAATACTCGTCCAAGTACGCCACCGCAGCGAAGGTCGAGTGGTTCGGGGAGGGGCAGTGA
- the hemH gene encoding ferrochelatase, which yields MSSLSSGRGSTAVLLLAHGSPDSPDQVPEFLNNIAGRPLPPPVIEEVKHRYGLIGHSPLTETTMRQAAGAARELRLPVYVGMRNWKPFIADTVRQMTNDGVVHAVAICLAPQNSRTSVGLYRRALGEPAFEVEFVDNWHDHPLLIRAFAEKLAPGWKRACEEAGARVPIIFTAHSVPTRTIEEGDPYEQQAKETAEMVAMEVASLTVEDWTFAFQSQGMSGGSWLGPTVEDTILKLKGKGHGGVFIQPIGFVCDHVEVLYDIDIGFRQFAERQGMRLWRAESLNDSPTFCAAIADVARSRLEPAGEAKPLVQIKAKI from the coding sequence GTGAGCAGCTTGAGCAGCGGTCGGGGATCGACGGCCGTTCTCCTGCTCGCCCACGGCAGCCCCGATTCGCCGGATCAGGTCCCTGAATTCCTGAACAATATTGCCGGACGCCCGCTCCCGCCCCCGGTGATCGAAGAGGTGAAGCATCGTTACGGTCTGATCGGCCACTCGCCGCTGACGGAAACCACGATGCGGCAGGCGGCAGGAGCGGCGCGCGAATTGCGCCTTCCGGTGTATGTCGGGATGCGCAATTGGAAGCCGTTCATCGCGGATACAGTGCGGCAGATGACGAACGACGGCGTTGTGCATGCGGTCGCCATCTGCCTGGCGCCGCAGAATTCCCGCACCAGCGTTGGGCTGTACCGGCGGGCGCTCGGCGAGCCTGCGTTCGAGGTGGAGTTCGTGGACAACTGGCACGACCACCCCCTGTTGATCAGGGCCTTCGCCGAAAAACTGGCGCCGGGCTGGAAGCGCGCGTGCGAGGAAGCAGGCGCGCGCGTGCCCATCATTTTCACCGCCCACAGCGTGCCGACCCGAACGATCGAGGAAGGCGACCCGTACGAGCAGCAGGCGAAAGAAACCGCCGAGATGGTGGCCATGGAAGTTGCGTCGTTGACGGTGGAGGACTGGACGTTCGCCTTCCAGAGCCAGGGCATGTCGGGGGGAAGCTGGCTGGGGCCGACGGTGGAAGACACCATCCTGAAGTTGAAAGGAAAAGGCCACGGCGGCGTCTTCATCCAGCCGATCGGATTCGTGTGCGATCACGTGGAAGTGCTCTATGACATCGATATCGGTTTCCGGCAGTTCGCCGAGCGGCAAGGCATGCGGCTGTGGCGCGCCGAGTCGCTGAACGACTCGCCCACG